Proteins from a single region of Nomia melanderi isolate GNS246 chromosome 9, iyNomMela1, whole genome shotgun sequence:
- the LOC116427276 gene encoding uncharacterized protein LOC116427276, whose protein sequence is MEGLNGQEEKPETEALTETPNEDTVEKPNQQSSEDDQTKQDPDKCPLKKQPANEIVSPSKTKDSLTGTKVKRKARSTRRKLNAMVSNASLHFSDTDSEGELATITPQIRLMRHLSEGQQGPVISITTEESEDKGSLAKESVSEVDSKETLQCNNCVDSLTDVDEIYASEPENETRESPSNLKIAEAGCPAETELEEIDGDEEVQATIYVEPRSDIFCEYIGETITTKEGDGPFSVEVRNKIYLEEVPRGRSQPNAPEIMVLPNTDEEDMTVSDEEFAEEACFNQKEVFEDLDVLAASQIVMKNINKTDNALTVKDVSDDAISDCHTDVEEVEQIE, encoded by the coding sequence ATGGAAGGGTTGAACGGGCAGGAAGAGAAGCCGGAAACGGAGGCACTCACGGAAACGCCGAACGAGGATACCGTAGAAAAGCCTAATCAACAGTCCTCCGAGGATGATCAAACGAAACAGGACCCAGACAAGTGTCCGCTGAAAAAGCAGCCGGCCAACGAAATAGTCAGCCCGTCGAAGACGAAAGACAGCCTGACGGGCACGAAGGTGAAGCGCAAAGCTAGGTCCACGCGCAGGAAGCTCAACGCTATGGTCAGCAACGCGTCCCTGCATTTCTCCGATACCGATTCCGAAGGGGAACTGGCGACGATCACGCCGCAAATCAGATTAATGAGACACCTGTCCGAAGGCCAACAAGGTCCAGTCATCTCGATCACAACAGAGGAATCGGAGGATAAAGGGTCGCTAGCCAAAGAGTCCGTTTCCGAGGTAGACAGCAAGGAGACGCTGCAGTGCAACAATTGCGTTGACAGTCTGACCGACGTGGACGAAATCTACGCCAGCGAACCCGAGAACGAGACGAGGGAGAGCCCTAGCAACCTGAAAATCGCGGAAGCTGGTTGCCCGGCCGAGACCGAGTTAGAGGAGATAGACGGCGACGAAGAGGTCCAGGCTACCATCTACGTGGAGCCCAGGTCCGACATTTTCTGCGAGTACATCGGCGAGACGATCACCACTAAGGAAGGCGACGGGCCGTTTTCAGTCGAGGTTCGGAACAAAATCTACCTCGAGGAGGTCCCTCGAGGCAGGTCGCAACCCAACGCGCCGGAAATCATGGTTCTGCCTAACACCGACGAGGAGGACATGACCGTGTCCGACGAGGAGTTCGCCGAGGAGGCTTGTTTCAATCAGAAGGAGGTATTCGAGGATCTGGACGTGCTGGCTGCGTCCCAGATCGTCATGAAGAATATAAACAAGACGGACAACGCGTTGACCGTTAAAGACGTCAGTGACGACGCGATTAGCGATTGCCACACCGACGTCGAGGAGGTCGAACAGATTGAGTAG